A window from Malania oleifera isolate guangnan ecotype guangnan chromosome 7, ASM2987363v1, whole genome shotgun sequence encodes these proteins:
- the LOC131159351 gene encoding early light-induced protein 1, chloroplastic-like translates to MAVSGAMQMQSIFVRPMTGNGVNAHLTRLNMHRLPSHYVPSLRRNNAPMLQVRCMAGQESQNEIKPPPRPAPKESTKFSDVLAFSGPAPERINGRLAMVGFVAAMAVELSKGEDVFAQISNGGIPWFVGATVVLSLASLIPLFKGVSVQSKSEGVMTSDAELWNGRIAMLGLVALAFTEFVKGGALV, encoded by the exons ATGGCAGTTTCAGGCGCCATGCAGATGCAGTCTATCTTCGTGAGGCCGATGACTGGCAACGGTGTTAATGCCCACTTGACTAGGTTGAACATGCACCGACTTCCATCCCATTATGTGCCGTCTTTGCGCAGGAATAATGCTCCCATGTTGCAAGTCCGGTGCATGGCTGGTCAG GAAAGCCAAAATGAGATAAAGCCACCGCCTCGTCCTGCACCCAAG GAAAGCACCAAATTCTCAGACGTCCTGGCGTTTAGCGGGCCGGCGCCGGAGAGGATAAACGGGCGGCTAGCAATGGTGGGGTTTGTGGCGGCGATGGCGGTGGAGCTATCAAAGGGTGAGGATGTGTTTGCGCAGATATCGAACGGTGGGATCCCGTGGTTCGTAGGGGCGACCGTGGTGCTGTCGCTGGCGTCGTTGATCCCTCTGTTCAAGGGGGTGAGCGTGCAGTCCAAGTCGGAGGGGGTGATGACTTCGGACGCAGAGCTGTGGAACGGGAGAATTGCCATGTTGGGTCTGGTTGCTTTGGCCTTCACTGAATTTGTTAAGGGTGGTGCCCTTGTGTAG